One Brassica oleracea var. oleracea cultivar TO1000 chromosome C7, BOL, whole genome shotgun sequence genomic window carries:
- the LOC106305202 gene encoding abscisic acid receptor PYL11-like: MKTSQQQHRCGSTLVQTINAPLPLVWSILRRFDYPQAYKQFVKTCDLSSGDGGEGSVRDVTVVSGLPAGYSIERLDELDDESHVMAISIIGGDHRLLNYRSKTTAFVAAEEEEKTVVVESYMVDVPKGNSVEETTSFADTIVGFNLKSLAKLSENMAPKRKS; encoded by the coding sequence ATGAAAACATCTCAACAACAACATCGTTGCGGTTCGACACTAGTACAAACCATCAATGCTCCATTGCCTCTGGTGTGGTCAATACTACGACGTTTTGACTACCCGCAAGCCTATAAACAATTCGTGAAAACGTGCGATCTAAGCTCCGGCGATGGAGGAGAAGGCTCTGTCCGTGACGTGACGGTGGTTTCCGGTCTTCCGGCGGGTTACAGCATAGAGAGGTTAGATGAGCTAGACGATGAGTCTCACGTAATGGCGATTAGCATTATTGGCGGTGACCACCGTCTCCTTAATTACCGGTCTAAAACGACGGCGTTTGTGGCGGCAGAGGAGGAGGAGAAGACGGTGGTGGTGGAGAGTTATATGGTGGATGTGCCGAAAGGAAATAGTGTGGAGGAAACAACGTCCTTTGCTGATACCATCGTTGGGTTTAATCTTAAGTCATTGGCTAAGCTCTCGGAGAATATGGCACCCAAGCGAAAATCGTAG